A genomic stretch from Streptomyces sp. QL37 includes:
- a CDS encoding HNH endonuclease: MPHVLVLNASYEPLGVVPLRRALVLVLENKAICLEESGAFMHSATRAVPAPSVVRLKRFVRVPYRGPVPLTRRALFARDGGRCMYCGAAATSVDHVIPRSRGGQHAWDNVVAACRRCNHVKADRHLPELGWRLRHQPAPPSGLAWRIIGTGHRDPRWLPYLQPFGADDVMARIDGVSA, from the coding sequence GTGCCGCACGTCCTGGTTCTCAACGCTTCGTACGAGCCGCTCGGCGTCGTACCTCTCCGCCGCGCGCTCGTCCTCGTCCTCGAGAACAAGGCCATCTGCCTCGAGGAGTCCGGCGCCTTCATGCACAGTGCCACCCGTGCCGTACCGGCGCCCAGCGTGGTCCGCCTCAAGCGGTTCGTGCGGGTCCCGTACCGGGGCCCCGTCCCGCTCACGCGCCGGGCGCTCTTCGCGAGGGACGGTGGCCGCTGCATGTACTGCGGGGCCGCCGCGACCAGCGTCGACCACGTCATCCCGCGCAGCCGCGGCGGGCAGCACGCCTGGGACAACGTGGTGGCGGCCTGCCGCCGCTGCAACCACGTCAAGGCGGACCGCCACCTGCCGGAGCTCGGCTGGCGGCTCCGACACCAGCCGGCGCCGCCCAGCGGTCTCGCCTGGCGGATCATCGGGACGGGGCACCGGGACCCGCGCTGGCTGCCCTATCTCCAGCCGTTCGGCGCGGACGACGTGATGGCCCGGATCGACGGCGTCTCCGCCTGA
- a CDS encoding mechanosensitive ion channel family protein has protein sequence MSLSALLAAAPSPGAAGSLDEAAERAGNAAGWVEENWSTWLNTGLRIILIAAIAIVLRYLIRRALTNLIDRMNRSAQAVEGTALGGLLVNAERRRQRSEAIGSVLRSVTSFLILGTAALMILGAFQINLAPLLASAGVAGVALGFGARNLVTDFLSGVFMILEDQYGVGDQIDAGVASGEVIEVGLRVTKLRGDNGEIWYVRNGEVKRIGNLSQGWSTAGIDVTVRPTEDLESVRKAIAGAGETMTKEEPWSERLWGPVEVLGLDAVLLDSMTLRVTAKTMPGKSLGVERELRWRIKQALDAAGIMMIGTIPLQTDGEAAADPTAAVAAPSAYASATSPQSLAATPIPPANLTK, from the coding sequence GTGTCCCTGTCCGCCCTCCTGGCCGCGGCCCCGTCACCCGGGGCCGCCGGCTCGCTGGACGAAGCCGCCGAGCGGGCCGGGAACGCCGCAGGCTGGGTCGAGGAGAACTGGTCCACCTGGCTGAACACCGGCCTCCGGATCATCCTCATCGCGGCCATCGCGATCGTGCTGCGCTATCTGATCCGGCGCGCCCTGACCAACCTCATCGACCGGATGAACCGCAGCGCCCAGGCGGTGGAGGGCACGGCCCTCGGCGGTCTGCTGGTCAACGCGGAACGCCGCCGCCAGCGCTCCGAGGCCATCGGCTCCGTGCTCCGCTCGGTGACGTCGTTCCTGATCCTCGGCACCGCGGCCCTGATGATCCTGGGCGCCTTCCAGATCAATCTGGCCCCCCTGCTGGCCTCCGCGGGGGTCGCCGGTGTGGCACTGGGCTTCGGTGCGCGCAACCTCGTCACCGACTTCCTCTCCGGCGTCTTCATGATCCTTGAGGACCAGTACGGCGTGGGCGACCAGATCGACGCGGGTGTCGCCTCCGGTGAGGTGATCGAGGTCGGTCTGCGGGTCACCAAGCTGCGCGGCGACAACGGCGAGATCTGGTACGTGCGCAACGGCGAGGTGAAGCGGATCGGCAACCTCAGCCAGGGCTGGTCCACGGCCGGTATCGACGTCACGGTCCGCCCGACGGAGGACCTGGAGTCGGTCCGCAAGGCGATCGCCGGCGCCGGCGAGACCATGACCAAGGAAGAGCCCTGGTCGGAGCGGCTGTGGGGCCCGGTGGAGGTGCTCGGCCTGGACGCGGTGCTGCTCGACTCCATGACCCTGCGGGTCACGGCGAAGACCATGCCCGGCAAGTCGCTGGGCGTCGAGCGCGAGCTGCGCTGGCGCATCAAGCAGGCCCTGGACGCCGCCGGGATCATGATGATCGGCACCATCCCGCTCCAGACGGACGGGGAGGCCGCCGCCGACCCGACGGCGGCCGTGGCGGCCCCCTCGGCCTACGCGTCGGCGACGTCCCCGCAGTCCCTGGCGGCGACCCCGATACCACCCGCCAACCTCACGAAGTAA
- a CDS encoding ROK family transcriptional regulator, with product MAGTTPGTPSVLRAMNDRAALDLLVTQGPLTRTRIGELTGLSKPTASQLLARLEEAGLVRSTGSQSGRPGPNAVLYEINPVSAHVAALSVGPTGIDAVVADITGTVVGSCRVEAEAVAQDVRHRTAQLVAEAVDGALRPTGLGHEDLAAVVVGTPGAIDPHTGQLRYAPHLPGWHSRTLLADLAEVVGRPVVIENDVNLAAVAEQYEGAAQDHDHFVLAWVDEGVGAAIVLGGTLLRGATGGAGEIGYMPLPGAPLARGGAADWAGPDAGGGFQSQVSSPAVRDLAGGRPLTEALADEAVSAEVARRLATGLASVVAVVDPELVVLSGSVAEAGGEDLRERVEAEMTGLALPRPLLRISDIDGDPILTGALRTALAQARDSTFDTA from the coding sequence ATGGCCGGAACCACACCAGGCACCCCCAGCGTTCTGCGTGCCATGAACGACCGGGCGGCGCTCGATCTCCTCGTCACCCAGGGCCCCCTCACCCGCACACGCATCGGCGAGCTGACCGGGCTCTCCAAGCCCACCGCCTCCCAGCTGCTGGCGCGCCTGGAGGAGGCGGGCCTGGTCCGCTCGACGGGCAGCCAGAGCGGGCGCCCCGGACCGAACGCCGTGCTCTACGAGATCAACCCGGTCTCCGCCCATGTCGCGGCCCTCTCCGTCGGTCCCACCGGCATAGACGCCGTGGTCGCCGACATCACCGGCACGGTGGTCGGTTCCTGCCGCGTGGAGGCCGAGGCCGTCGCGCAGGACGTACGGCACCGCACCGCCCAGCTCGTCGCCGAGGCGGTGGACGGGGCCCTGCGTCCGACGGGTCTCGGCCACGAGGACCTCGCCGCCGTGGTGGTGGGCACGCCGGGCGCGATCGACCCGCACACCGGGCAGCTGCGCTACGCGCCCCATCTGCCCGGCTGGCACTCCCGCACCCTGCTCGCCGACCTCGCCGAGGTGGTCGGCAGGCCGGTCGTCATCGAGAACGACGTGAATCTCGCCGCCGTCGCCGAGCAGTACGAGGGCGCCGCGCAGGACCACGACCATTTCGTGCTCGCCTGGGTCGACGAGGGTGTCGGCGCGGCGATCGTGCTGGGCGGCACCCTCCTGCGCGGCGCGACAGGAGGCGCGGGGGAGATCGGCTACATGCCGCTGCCCGGCGCCCCGCTCGCCCGGGGCGGCGCCGCCGACTGGGCGGGGCCCGACGCGGGGGGCGGCTTCCAGAGCCAGGTCTCCTCCCCCGCCGTACGCGACCTGGCCGGCGGCAGACCGCTGACCGAAGCCCTCGCCGACGAGGCCGTGTCCGCCGAGGTCGCCCGCAGACTGGCCACCGGCCTCGCGTCCGTGGTCGCCGTGGTCGATCCGGAGCTGGTCGTGCTCTCCGGCTCCGTGGCCGAGGCCGGCGGGGAGGACCTGCGCGAGCGGGTCGAGGCCGAGATGACCGGTCTGGCACTGCCCAGGCCGCTGCTCCGCATCAGCGACATAGACGGCGACCCGATCCTGACCGGCGCGCTGCGGACCGCCCTCGCCCAGGCGCGCGACAGCACCTTCGATACCGCCTGA
- a CDS encoding ABC transporter substrate-binding protein, with amino-acid sequence MALRRIRTRVPLALGAAALLLSGCANPSTGSNTDDPTDPVTLKFWHGWSAPGEVKAINENIARFEKLHPNIDVVPTGNVSDETINQALRAGGGDAPDVVTSFTTNNVGQYCSSGMWADLDPFLEKSGIDKAKVFPKTLLDYTRYEGVQCAAPLLADAFGMYYNKDAFEEAGISRPPRTMSEMKADAVKLTRKKKDGSLERAGFMPNFQLYQNSPDRMFAQWGPEYFDGAGKAKLADEPRTEQFFTTMRGISDAQGGYDAMERLRATFGDEMSSQNGFLTGKLAMHLDGEWRGLMLDEAKAEFDWGVAPLPVPDDQADTYGRGYLTGTVAGIAHSSRHQNAAWELVKYLTTDTEAVVRFANAIHNVPSTFEALKSPDLDADPAFRAFIKIAQNPHSQGVPPSNNGGQYITSFGDFSQSVEAGRTKDLHRALKELDEQIDADNLQSEN; translated from the coding sequence ATGGCGCTCCGGCGCATTCGTACCCGTGTGCCCCTGGCGCTCGGCGCAGCCGCGTTGCTGCTGTCCGGCTGCGCGAATCCGAGCACCGGCAGCAACACCGACGACCCCACGGACCCGGTCACGCTGAAGTTCTGGCACGGCTGGTCGGCGCCCGGCGAGGTCAAGGCGATCAACGAGAACATCGCCCGGTTCGAGAAGCTCCACCCCAACATCGACGTCGTCCCCACCGGCAACGTCAGCGACGAGACGATCAACCAGGCGCTGCGGGCCGGCGGCGGCGACGCACCCGACGTCGTCACCTCGTTCACCACCAACAACGTCGGCCAGTACTGCTCCTCCGGCATGTGGGCGGATCTCGACCCCTTCCTGGAGAAGAGCGGGATCGACAAGGCGAAGGTCTTCCCGAAGACCCTGCTGGACTACACGCGGTACGAGGGCGTGCAGTGCGCGGCGCCCCTGCTCGCCGACGCGTTCGGCATGTACTACAACAAGGACGCCTTCGAGGAGGCGGGCATCAGCCGGCCTCCGCGCACCATGTCCGAGATGAAGGCCGACGCGGTCAAGCTGACGCGGAAGAAGAAGGACGGCTCGCTCGAACGCGCCGGCTTCATGCCGAACTTCCAGCTCTACCAGAACTCCCCCGACCGGATGTTCGCGCAGTGGGGCCCCGAGTACTTCGACGGCGCGGGCAAGGCGAAGCTCGCCGACGAGCCGAGGACCGAGCAGTTCTTCACCACCATGCGCGGGATCTCCGACGCGCAGGGCGGTTACGACGCCATGGAGCGGCTGCGCGCCACCTTCGGTGACGAGATGTCGTCCCAGAACGGCTTCCTGACCGGCAAGCTCGCCATGCACCTGGACGGCGAGTGGCGCGGCCTGATGCTCGACGAGGCGAAGGCGGAGTTCGACTGGGGGGTCGCCCCGCTGCCGGTCCCCGACGACCAGGCCGACACCTACGGGCGCGGCTACCTGACGGGCACGGTCGCCGGCATCGCCCACAGCAGCCGGCACCAGAACGCGGCGTGGGAGCTGGTGAAGTACCTGACGACCGACACCGAGGCGGTCGTCCGCTTCGCCAACGCGATCCACAACGTGCCGTCCACCTTCGAGGCGCTCAAGTCGCCCGACCTGGACGCCGACCCGGCCTTCCGCGCCTTCATCAAGATCGCGCAGAACCCGCACAGCCAGGGGGTCCCACCCTCGAACAACGGCGGTCAGTACATCACCTCGTTCGGCGACTTCTCGCAGTCCGTCGAAGCGGGCCGGACCAAGGACCTGCACCGGGCCTTGAAGGAACTCGACGAGCAGATCGACGCCGACAACCTCCAGTCGGAAAACTGA
- a CDS encoding sugar ABC transporter permease, which translates to MALSLSTPAKSAGRGAEPAPRNSPLRRKRNRERLRTLGFLSPWLVGFSVFFGYPLIATVYFSFMHYNQIKAPTFVGLRNWRYVLEQMPLFGPALWNTLWLVVVMVALRVVFGLGIGLLITKIKTGVGLFRTAFYIPYLAPPVAATVAFVFLLNPSTGPVNEILSWLGLHGPSWFNDPNWSKPSLVLLSLWGIGDLMVIFMASLLDVPKEQYEAADLDGAGSWTKFRYVTWPAITPIVLFAVVTGVVQTMQYYTQALVAGKLASGVSIGPGTVIQPGYPDHSTLTVPQLVYSMGFQNFNTGAACVLSLVLFAIAMAVTLLLMRKSVGLIPAED; encoded by the coding sequence ATGGCACTTTCCCTCTCCACCCCGGCGAAGTCCGCCGGGCGGGGGGCCGAACCGGCTCCCCGCAACTCCCCCCTGCGCCGCAAGCGGAACCGTGAGCGGCTGCGCACCCTCGGGTTCCTCTCACCCTGGCTGGTCGGCTTCTCGGTCTTCTTCGGCTATCCGCTGATCGCGACCGTCTACTTCTCGTTCATGCACTACAACCAGATCAAGGCGCCGACCTTCGTCGGGCTGCGCAACTGGAGGTACGTGCTGGAACAGATGCCGCTGTTCGGCCCGGCCCTGTGGAACACGCTGTGGCTGGTCGTCGTGATGGTCGCGCTGCGCGTGGTGTTCGGTCTCGGGATCGGTCTGCTGATCACGAAGATCAAGACGGGGGTCGGGCTGTTCCGCACGGCCTTCTACATCCCGTACCTGGCACCGCCGGTCGCGGCCACCGTCGCCTTCGTCTTCCTCCTCAACCCGTCCACCGGACCGGTCAACGAGATCCTCTCCTGGCTCGGCCTGCACGGCCCGAGCTGGTTCAACGACCCGAACTGGTCGAAGCCCTCGCTGGTGCTGCTCTCCCTGTGGGGCATCGGCGACCTGATGGTCATCTTCATGGCCTCGCTGCTGGACGTGCCGAAGGAGCAGTACGAGGCCGCCGACCTGGACGGCGCGGGATCCTGGACGAAGTTCCGCTACGTCACCTGGCCCGCCATCACTCCGATCGTGCTGTTCGCCGTCGTCACGGGCGTCGTGCAGACGATGCAGTACTACACGCAGGCCCTCGTCGCGGGGAAGCTCGCCTCCGGTGTCTCCATCGGCCCCGGCACCGTGATCCAGCCCGGCTACCCGGACCACTCCACCCTGACGGTGCCGCAGCTCGTCTACTCGATGGGCTTCCAGAACTTCAACACCGGTGCGGCGTGCGTCCTCTCGCTCGTGCTCTTCGCCATCGCCATGGCCGTCACCCTTCTGCTGATGCGCAAGAGCGTCGGCCTCATCCCGGCGGAGGACTGA
- a CDS encoding carbohydrate ABC transporter permease — protein sequence MTTPTLTRPDTAVVSRPSGTDAARHRRKRVLNWIAVHSVAVALALFFVLPFVFVLLTSVMSDDQAMSGDLWPDSWNWSNYSTVFHTPGFLSWWRNSLMYALVGTVFTVCSSVPVAYALAKFRFRGRRTAMILVISTMMLPPQVIIIPMYLVWAQQFHLSGSLWPLIIPMAFGDAYSIFLLRQFLLTIPQEYIESAKVDGCGEFRTLLKIVVPMAKPGIAAIALFQFFYCWNDYFGPQIYAAQNPGAWTLSYGLESFKSAHAVNWNLTMAATLLVMAPVIIVFFFAQKAFVEGVTLTGVKG from the coding sequence ATGACCACCCCCACCCTGACCAGGCCGGACACCGCCGTGGTGAGCCGCCCGAGCGGAACCGACGCCGCCCGGCACCGCCGCAAGCGCGTCCTGAACTGGATCGCGGTCCACTCCGTGGCCGTCGCGCTCGCCCTGTTCTTCGTCCTGCCGTTCGTCTTCGTCCTCCTCACCTCGGTGATGAGCGACGACCAGGCGATGAGCGGCGACCTGTGGCCGGACTCCTGGAACTGGTCGAACTACTCGACCGTCTTCCACACCCCGGGCTTCCTGAGCTGGTGGCGCAACTCGCTGATGTACGCGCTGGTGGGCACGGTGTTCACGGTGTGCTCGTCGGTGCCGGTCGCCTACGCGCTGGCCAAGTTCCGCTTCCGTGGCCGGCGTACGGCGATGATCCTCGTCATCTCCACGATGATGCTGCCGCCGCAGGTCATCATCATCCCGATGTACCTGGTGTGGGCCCAGCAGTTCCACCTCTCGGGCTCGCTGTGGCCGCTGATCATCCCCATGGCGTTCGGCGACGCCTACTCGATCTTCCTGCTGCGGCAGTTCCTGCTCACCATTCCGCAGGAGTACATCGAGTCGGCGAAGGTCGACGGATGCGGTGAGTTCCGCACGCTGCTCAAGATCGTCGTACCCATGGCCAAGCCGGGCATCGCGGCCATCGCGCTCTTCCAGTTCTTCTACTGCTGGAACGACTACTTCGGACCGCAGATCTACGCCGCGCAGAACCCGGGCGCCTGGACCCTGAGCTACGGCCTGGAGTCCTTCAAGAGCGCTCACGCGGTCAACTGGAACCTGACGATGGCCGCGACCCTGCTGGTCATGGCGCCGGTCATCATCGTGTTCTTCTTCGCACAGAAGGCCTTCGTCGAAGGCGTCACCCTCACCGGAGTAAAGGGCTGA
- a CDS encoding 6-phospho-beta-glucosidase, which yields MKLAVVGGGSTYTPELIDGFARLRDTLPVEELVLIDPAAGRLELVGGLARRIFAKQGHPGRIVTTSDLDAGVAGADAVLLQLRVGGQAARNQDETWPLECGCVGQETTGAGGLAKALRTVPVVLDIAERVRRTNPDAWIIDFTNPVGIVTRALLQAGHKAVGLCNVAIGFQRKFAALLDVTPGEVHLDHVGLNHLTWELGVRLGGPDGEDVLPKLLAEHGDTIAGDLRMPRQIVDRLGVVPSYYLRYFYAHDEVVRELGTKPSRAAEVAAMEKELLEMYGDPALDEKPALLGKRGGAFYSEAAVDLASALLGGGGSAVQVVNTYNKGTLPFLPDDAVIEVQARVDGTGTTPLAVPSLDPLYAGLIGHVTAYEDLALDAALRGGRDRVFKALMAHPLIGQFEYAEALTDKLIAHNREHLAWA from the coding sequence ATGAAGCTCGCAGTAGTTGGCGGCGGGTCCACCTACACCCCCGAACTGATCGACGGTTTCGCGCGGCTGCGGGACACCCTGCCGGTCGAGGAGCTCGTGCTCATCGACCCGGCGGCCGGCCGGCTGGAGCTGGTCGGCGGCCTGGCGCGGCGGATCTTCGCCAAGCAGGGCCACCCGGGGCGGATCGTCACCACCTCGGACCTCGACGCCGGCGTCGCCGGTGCCGACGCGGTGCTGCTCCAGCTCCGCGTCGGCGGGCAGGCCGCCCGCAACCAGGACGAGACGTGGCCGCTCGAATGCGGCTGCGTCGGCCAGGAGACCACCGGGGCGGGCGGTCTCGCCAAGGCGCTGCGCACCGTCCCGGTCGTCCTCGACATCGCCGAGCGGGTACGCCGCACCAACCCCGACGCCTGGATCATCGACTTCACCAACCCGGTGGGGATCGTCACCCGGGCCCTGCTCCAGGCCGGGCACAAGGCCGTCGGCCTGTGCAACGTGGCGATCGGCTTCCAGCGGAAGTTCGCCGCGCTGCTCGACGTGACGCCGGGCGAGGTCCACCTCGACCACGTCGGGCTCAACCACCTGACGTGGGAGCTCGGGGTGCGCCTCGGCGGCCCGGACGGCGAGGACGTCCTGCCCAAGCTCCTCGCGGAACACGGTGACACGATCGCCGGTGACCTGCGCATGCCCCGGCAGATCGTCGACCGCCTCGGCGTGGTCCCGTCGTACTACCTGAGGTACTTCTACGCGCACGACGAGGTCGTCCGGGAGCTCGGCACGAAGCCGTCCCGCGCGGCCGAGGTCGCCGCGATGGAGAAGGAGCTCCTGGAGATGTACGGCGACCCGGCCCTGGACGAGAAGCCCGCGCTGCTGGGCAAGCGGGGCGGCGCCTTCTACTCGGAGGCGGCCGTCGACCTGGCGTCCGCGCTGCTCGGCGGTGGCGGTTCCGCGGTGCAGGTGGTCAACACGTACAACAAGGGGACGCTGCCGTTCCTGCCGGACGACGCGGTGATCGAGGTCCAGGCCCGGGTCGACGGCACCGGCACGACACCGCTCGCGGTGCCCTCCCTGGACCCGCTGTACGCCGGGCTGATCGGGCACGTCACCGCGTACGAGGACCTGGCCCTGGACGCCGCGCTGCGCGGCGGCCGCGACCGGGTGTTCAAGGCGCTGATGGCCCACCCGCTCATCGGCCAGTTCGAGTACGCCGAGGCGCTCACCGACAAGCTGATCGCGCACAACAGGGAGCACCTGGCGTGGGCCTGA
- a CDS encoding BadF/BadG/BcrA/BcrD ATPase family protein, translating to MGLTAHVLAIDAGNSKTDVAVIGADGTVLGTGRGGGFQPPVVGIGTAVDGLAEAVRAALAQAGADGVGHVSACLANADLPVEEKELAEALEDRGWGGTVEVRNDTFAILRAGVDEPRGVAVVCGAGINCVGMRLDGATARFPAIGRISGDWGGGSGLAEEALWFAARAEDGRGEPTDLARTLPGHFGLDSMYSLIEALHLGHIPYARRHELTPVLFSTGAAGDRIARDLVDRLGDEVVAMAAVSLARLGLLEEEVPVVLGGSVLAARHPALDDRIAELLAVRAPKAVVRVVSAPPVLGAALLGLDRAGAAPAAYDRLRTRYA from the coding sequence GTGGGCCTGACCGCACATGTGCTCGCGATCGACGCGGGCAACAGCAAGACCGACGTGGCCGTGATCGGCGCCGACGGGACGGTCCTCGGTACCGGGCGCGGGGGTGGCTTCCAGCCACCGGTCGTCGGGATCGGCACGGCCGTGGACGGGCTGGCGGAGGCGGTCCGGGCCGCCCTCGCGCAGGCGGGGGCCGACGGCGTCGGCCATGTGTCCGCCTGCCTCGCCAACGCGGACCTCCCGGTCGAGGAGAAGGAGTTGGCCGAGGCGCTGGAAGACCGCGGCTGGGGCGGCACCGTGGAGGTGCGCAACGACACCTTCGCGATTCTGCGCGCGGGGGTCGACGAGCCCCGCGGCGTTGCCGTGGTGTGCGGTGCGGGGATCAACTGCGTCGGCATGCGGCTGGACGGAGCGACCGCCCGCTTCCCCGCGATCGGCCGTATATCCGGTGACTGGGGCGGCGGTTCGGGGCTGGCCGAGGAGGCGCTGTGGTTCGCGGCGAGGGCCGAGGACGGCCGCGGCGAGCCGACCGACCTGGCGCGCACCCTGCCCGGGCACTTCGGGCTCGACTCGATGTACTCCCTGATCGAGGCACTGCACCTGGGGCACATCCCGTACGCCCGCCGGCACGAGCTGACACCGGTGCTGTTCTCCACCGGTGCGGCCGGCGACCGGATCGCACGCGACCTGGTGGACCGGCTCGGCGACGAGGTGGTGGCGATGGCCGCCGTCTCGCTGGCCCGGCTCGGCCTGCTGGAGGAAGAGGTGCCGGTGGTGCTGGGCGGCAGCGTGCTGGCGGCCCGCCACCCCGCTCTGGACGACCGCATCGCCGAACTCCTCGCCGTGCGTGCGCCGAAGGCCGTGGTCCGGGTCGTCTCCGCTCCGCCGGTGCTGGGCGCCGCGCTGCTGGGGCTCGACCGCGCCGGGGCCGCCCCCGCGGCGTACGACAGGCTGCGGACGCGGTACGCCTGA
- a CDS encoding glutamate ABC transporter substrate-binding protein yields the protein MTRPKGWAARGRLRGWGGVTGMAVACAVTASLTLLPLAHGEGTLVGPYTGQGAASVVPAKAEECKDPEASLPASSADGPSIEKIRKRGKLIAGVDQNSFRWGYRNPEAESGTLEGFDIDLVRAIAANILGDRDAVIFRAIPTNQRISALENDKVDVVVRTMTINCKRAEQVAFSTAYFQAGQQVLAPRTSTITGYDESLKGKRVCTAEGSTAYDALNENSFGAVFEDEHDDTELDEDQLTVPNQLDCLVRLQLGEVDAVVTDNALAAGQAAQDPAVELKGDKPFTTEYYGVAAKLGADDLVARVNQVLAEYRQGGADSAWMKSYRTWLAEGLPGIEGPPAPKYRSN from the coding sequence ATGACCAGGCCGAAGGGCTGGGCCGCACGCGGCAGACTGCGCGGCTGGGGCGGTGTGACGGGCATGGCGGTGGCCTGTGCCGTCACGGCCTCGCTCACCCTGCTGCCGCTGGCGCACGGCGAGGGGACGCTGGTCGGGCCGTACACGGGGCAGGGAGCCGCCTCCGTGGTGCCCGCGAAGGCCGAGGAGTGCAAGGACCCGGAGGCGAGCCTCCCGGCGTCGAGCGCCGACGGCCCGAGCATCGAGAAGATCAGGAAGCGCGGCAAGCTGATCGCCGGCGTCGACCAGAACAGCTTCCGGTGGGGCTACCGGAACCCGGAGGCCGAGTCCGGCACTCTCGAAGGCTTCGACATCGACCTGGTGCGGGCCATCGCGGCGAACATCCTCGGTGACCGCGACGCGGTGATCTTCCGTGCCATTCCCACCAACCAGCGCATCTCCGCGCTGGAGAACGACAAGGTCGACGTCGTCGTACGCACGATGACGATCAACTGCAAGCGCGCCGAGCAGGTCGCCTTCTCCACGGCCTACTTCCAGGCCGGTCAGCAGGTCCTGGCGCCCAGGACGTCGACGATCACCGGCTACGACGAGTCGCTCAAGGGCAAGCGGGTCTGCACGGCGGAGGGCTCGACGGCGTACGACGCGCTGAACGAGAACTCCTTCGGCGCGGTCTTCGAGGACGAGCACGACGACACCGAGCTGGACGAGGACCAGCTGACCGTCCCCAACCAGCTCGACTGCCTGGTGCGGTTGCAGCTCGGCGAGGTCGACGCGGTGGTCACGGACAACGCGCTGGCGGCCGGCCAGGCGGCCCAGGACCCCGCGGTGGAGCTCAAGGGCGACAAGCCGTTCACCACCGAGTACTACGGCGTTGCCGCGAAGCTCGGCGCCGACGACCTGGTGGCCCGGGTCAACCAGGTGCTGGCCGAGTACCGCCAGGGCGGTGCGGACAGCGCCTGGATGAAGTCGTACCGCACCTGGCTGGCGGAGGGCCTGCCCGGCATCGAGGGCCCTCCGGCGCCCAAGTACCGCAGCAACTGA